Genomic window (Flavobacterium oreochromis):
GTAAAAAGTTTGAAACCTCAAATGATAATTGGTGGTCCACCTTGTCAAGATTTTTCAAGTGCAGGTAAAAGAGATGAAACATTAGGAAGAGCAGATTTAACTATATCATTCGCAAACATTGTTTCCGAAACAAATCCAGAATGGTTTGTAATGGAAAATGTAGAAAGAATTACAAAAAGTGGTATTTTAAAAGAAGCATTAAAAATTTTCAAGAAAGCAGGTTACGGAATTTCTTATCAAGTTTTGGATGCCAGTTTTTGTGGTGTTCCTCAATCAAGAAAGCGTTTCTTTTTGGTTGGACACAAACATTCTCAAGACAATTTTTTAAATCCATATTTTACAAAAAAACAATCTGCAAAACCAACAACCCTATTCGATTATTTTGGTAAATCATTGGGTATTGAATATTATTATAGACACCCAAGAAGTTATGCAAGACGTGGTATTTTTAGTATCTACGAACCAAGTCCGACTATCCGTGGCGTAAACCGACCTATTCCTAAAGGTTACACAAAACACGAAGGAGACCCAGTTGAAATTACAGAAGATTTAAGACCATTGACAACAAAAGAAAGAAGCCTTATTCAGACTTTTCCCGAAAGCTTTGTTTTCAATGGTACAAAGACAAACCTTGAGCAAATTATAGGGAATGCTGTTCCTGTAAAACTTAGCGAATTTGTTGCAAACTGTATTACTGAATACATCAACGATAAAAAACAAAATAGACAAATTTCAATGGGACAATTGGAATTTTTATACGAAAACGAATACAGCACTGTGCATAACCGCGGTTTGGCAATATAGCGGGTTTTGGGCTTAATTTAAAGTTTTTGCTTATCTTTTTAGTTTAGTAATAAACCGGAAGTTAAGGTATTTTTAACCGCTACATCGCCAAGTCGCCAACCGTTAGCTGTAATGTTAAAAAACGCAATTAATATGGAAATTATTAAATCAAAGACATTTAAAATTATTGTCAGCGTATTAGGATTAATAATTTCGTACAAATTGACTGAAATTTATTTAGTTCATAACTTCAATTATTTTGGAGAATCTTACCGAAAAGGTCTCGGTCATATATTAACCGAAAACTTTGCGAAAGGTTCTTTTTTATTTTTACTAGAGAATTACTAACTTCTTTATTTTTCTCTTCAGTTATTTATTTTTTGATTCAAAATAATATAAGAACTATATTTAAAAAATTTATTGTGCCAATTTGGGTTTTAATATTGTTAGCTGTTACAATATTTGTCGGAATAAAAAATTATGACATATATATATGGAATTATGACAGAAAAGATAGAATTATTGAAATTTCTCTAACTTGGTATACAAGAGCTTTAGGTTTTTTAATTAGCTATCTAATAATAACTAAGTATATGTTATCCGAAAAAGAAAAACATTACCGTTAACAGCTAAGGTTTCGTTGGGCTCGAAGAGCCAATAATGAATTGTAATCACTGAACACCAAAACAAAATAGAAACTCAGTGAAGTAAACCATTGTTGAACAGAACCGATTGCATTCCATCTACTCACTATGGGAATTTCGAACTAAAAAATTAATGATATACAAGAGTTTGTCCTAAAAGTCCGCAATCTTGTCATTTGACTTCGTCCAGTCGCTTTGCTCTACTCGATCAAAGAGAGCCCCGAGAGTTCCGCTCGAACAGGCCAAATCACATAATACTGATTATGAAACTCCTCCTTCCGTTGGAGAGACAAACTGTGTGTTGATTTTTTACTTTTAGGACAGCCTCTATTTGGAGTATCTACAAAGTTGTGTGGATTTTTTTTAAAATATTTTTTCCACACAACTTTGTGTAGTTTTTTTTGTGAAAAAAATTTCCACACAAAAAAATTCAGTAAGCATACAAAAACATTGCCCCATCAATAGACTGAACCCAAATTAGACAATAGACTTTGCAATGCAGAACAAAAGAGGAATATGAACCGCAATTTTTCCCGTAGTTCTAGTTTTACTCCATTGAAGACAAAAAATGGAGTGTTTTTTTTTCGATTCAAAGCCCTTTTAACAATAATAAATTCCCAACACTTATATGCGAGGTTTAACGTTTTGAATTAATTTTATTAAACCTCCAAACAAAGCCATTAACCAATCTTGGTTTTAATACAAAATATTGTATTTTTAAGTTGCTGTAAAATAAAACAATGCGTTGTGTTATAATAAACACTGTTTTTAAATAAAAAAACAAGAACTAAACAAGCTAACTAACTATGGAAAATTACAACAGTGATTATGGAAGGCTCAACCACCCAGATGACCTAGCCAAATACGCTAAATTACGCACCTTTAAAGACTACCTAACAGACAAATCTGATTTTTTAGTGTACTGCACCCTAAGTATAGAAGGCAAAGACTTTTTAGAAAAATCCCATTTTAACCTAGCATTCCATCAAAAGACTAACGACCACGACAGCTTTACCCTAGATACCCGTGCTGATTCTCTAGACAACGAAGAGGCGTACATCATGGAAAATTCTAAAAGCTATCTAGGCAAAACCCTACAGATCCACCTACACCGATTTGGGGAAATAAAACAAACCTTTACAGGAATTATAACCCACCTAAACCTCTTAAAAAAAGACGGTTACGGCAGACTCTACATAACAGGACACGCCCCAACGATCATGCTAGAACAAGGCCTTGAATCCCAAAGCTTTGAAAACAAAACCCTAGGAGAAATAGCCCAACAAATAGCAACAGATTACCCCAAGACACTCAACCTCATTACCCAAAATAACAACACCCAACACGTGTTGCCCTACACCGTACAATACAATCAAACAGATTACCAATTTTTAAAACAACTGGCCATACGCTATGGCGAATACCTCTATTACAACGGACAAAGCCTAGTATTAGGCAACAAAGTAGGCCCTAAAATCATCCAACTAGAAGAAGGCGCAGACCTAGTACACGCATCCTTTGAAATATCTGTAAAACCCCAGCAATTTACCTACACCTCCTACGATGTAGAATCAGGCAGCACCCTACAAAGAGATAGCGCCTCAGCTCAATTACAAAACAAATTCAACCCCTACCAAGTAACCGCAATAAACGCCTCAAAAGACGTATTCCATAAAAAACCCAATAAACACTATAACTCAACGGGTATTAATAATAAAACAGACAGAGAACTACAAGAGGCCGTACGAAAACAAAAAGAACACAGAGAAAACCTGATGATCGTAAAAGGCAAAAGCAAAGATCCCGAACTTAAACAAGGCGATCTAACCAAGCTGATTGACATTAACGACAGACCCATGGAAACCTACCGCATCATAGAAATCAATCATTTTCATAACGGAAAGGATTATTACAACGAATTTGTAGGAATCCCTGATATGTGGACCCCACCTTATTTTGACGACAACATCCATCCTAACTGCGAAGAACAAACCGCACGCGTAGTAGATAACAACGACCCTATGGGAATGGGTAGAGTACGCGTACAATTTCCTTGGCAAGAAAAAAAGAATCAAAAACCCCGTGGATTCGTTTGATACAACCCCACTCAGGAGCTGGCAAAGGCTTTCATTTCATCCCTGAAATAGGCGAAGAAGTCCTTGTAGGATTTGAAAACGGCAATGCCGAAAAACCGTTTGTATTAGGGACTCATTACAACGGAAGCGAAACCAGCGGGTACCATACCCCAGGAAATGATCTAAAAGTCATTCATACCCGATCTGGCACAAAAATAATCCTAAACGATGCCCAAGGTTCCGTTTTTATAGAAGACCCAAGCGGCAATACCTGGACAATGGACGGGCAAGGGAATATCAATGTAAATGCGCCTAAAAATATAACCTTTACAGCGGGAGAAAACATTACGATGACCGCAGGTATGAATATAAATCAAGGTGCGGGAGCCAGTATAACAGAAACAGCTGGGGTAGATCATGCTATTAGTGCAGGGGCAATGATGACGCAATTTGCAGCTGGTGATTTTAGTCTTTTAGCAAAAAATATTAAAAAAATTGCTCAAGAAAACATTAATTCTTCAGGTAATGCTATAACGAAACAAGCTGTAAAAGACATCACTGTTTCTAGCGAAGCTAACATTAACAAGCATGCAAAAGAAGAAGTAGCTATTAATAGTGGCGATAAAACTAAAAACCACTAATTATGGGAGACAAAGGAGGAAATTATGTCGAAATTGCAGGCGGAGCAATAAATGAAGATTGCAAAGAGGATTATACTATGTTTGCACAAAATATGAATTTTAATGCGTTGCGCTCTGCAAATTTTATAGGCAACAACAAAGGATTATCCTATTGTAAACCTAAAGACGCACCTGTGGTTGAAAAAAACAAGGTAAAGTAAAAGAAATAGAACTTGTAACTACGTTAGACCTTGGCTCCAAAAATGACAAATCTGGAGGAACGCAGCTAGGAATGATATTTGGCAAAGAATACACCTTTCAAGTAAAACAATATGAAAATGAAACCCCATTTAGCAAACAACTTACCAAGTGGCAATTACGATACCATAGTCCTAAATATTCAAAAACAAATGGATAGATGTACCCTTAAAAGTTACTGGTAATATCGTAAAAATCACAATGAATGAAGAGGATATGTGTGGCAGATTTGTCTATATACAAGCTTATATAGATGATCCAAAAAGTGAAGGAGAATTAAAAGTTTGGAAACATAATAGGTTTAGATGGTTTGATAGAATGATATTGAACAATGAGATAGCCTTAAGAAAATCGATGCCATATCTTGCAAATCAAAAAAACACTCCTCTTTGTGGTATGGCTGCAATAAACTACCTTCTCGCTAAACAAAATTTTGATCTTTATGAAAAATTTGTAAAAGAACTACACAGAACAGGATATTTTAAATTTAAAAACTATATTGTAGATGTAGAGAAAAGCAGTAAACATTTATTAGAAATGAATCCATTAGTCAATAAATTATATCCTTCCGATTATCAAGGAATAATGCCGTATTGTGATTGGATTTCATTTTCAAGTATTAGAAATCAAGAAAATGCTTTGAGAGACTATGATGGTGAAGATGATTTTGGGTTAGATGGAGCAACTCTCCCTAATGAGATAGTAAAGCTGATGAAAGGAATTTTAGGATATACAAATGTAGTTGACAATTCTAATCTTGCTTTTAACAAAGGAACTCTACCTTGGGATGGAGAAGATTGTAGCGCAAGAGAAATAGCTAAAATGGAGGAATTAAAAAATCAAGGTTATAGTGTTGTAATGTTAATAAATACGAAAATGATTAATTATGTAACTGAAAAAGTAAATGGCAAACTACAAATAAAAATGAAAAAAACAGACACCGGAAAATTAAGGAAAGAAATGGGAGTAAAATCTGGATTTTTTAGCACAATAGAACATTGGGTTGTTTTTGAAGAAATTATTGGAGGAACAATTAATGCAGACGAATTTGATTTTAAGATATTTACTTGGGGGAATTGAGAGACGTTATCATAGAGCCTGAAGTATTTAGCACAAATTATTATGGATATGTTTATGGGAAATAAAATTATTTTACTGTTGTCATACTTATTTATTTTATCAGGATGCAATAATCATACTGAAAAAATAAATTGTGAAACAAATGGCATACCAACTGGCTCGATAACATTAAAAGGATTTGAAAAATTTAAGATTGATAACATTTTTTTCAAAACATAAATGATACTACTAAATATAAATTTGATATAACTAAAATAGATTCTATTGGGGGCGACGAGATAATTATTAATGTTAACTCTGATATATATGAAGGCATTAATAATAATGATTTTAAAATTATTATTAATGACACTATAAATTTTTTGGTAACGGATATTAATATAAAACCAATTGAAAGATTTGGAAATTTTGGATCTGTAGGATATGAATGTGTATTAATTGATTATAAAGTAAATGATTCAATAATAAAAGGAAATGAAATAATTATTTACAATAATTTTTTAAAAAAAGAGCTAAAATTCATAATTAGAAATACGTTTTAAGATTTACTTCTAAGATATTTTTAACTAATTTTTACGGTTATGTCTATGGTAAATAAATTAGCAGTTGTACTTATTTTTTTTGTTTTTGGATGTCAAAAGAAAAGTGATTGTGATTCTGAAAATGTCAATGAAATTTATTTTCAAAACACAAATCATATACCTATAGATTATATTTCTTTTTCTGATCTAAATGGAGTAACTAGCGAAGTTAAATATAGCAACCCTAAACTAAAAAAAGCTGAGAAGAATATCGAAAAGTTAGAAATAAATGAAATTACATCTCAATTAGTTAAGGATGGTTTTCTAATTACTATAAATGGAAAATATAAATATCGCATTGAAGATGTGAAATATGAAGAAATATTTCTTGAAAAAGAACAATGTGGGGAACGAAATTATATGGTTGTTATCTCAAAGAATATAAATTAAATGGTGATTTAATTAATTATGGCAACATATTAATTAAATTATAAAGGTATTTCATTTATTTTTTACTACTCATTTAATTCATAGCTAATTTTTATAAAACCAATGAATTAATATAGAAAAAGAATTTTTTTAAAATTTTCATTTGGAAAAATAGAGAAATGTCATTGTAAAGCCTGAAGTATTTAGCACAAATTATTATGGATATGTTTATGAAAAATAAAATTAATTTACTATTGTCATACTTATTTATTTTATCAGGATGCAACAATCATGCTGAAAAAATAAATTGTGAAAAAAATGGGATACTAACTGGCTCGATAACATTAAAAGGATTTGAAAATTAAAGATCTATTTTGAATGCAATTTGTAAGTGCAAATTTTTATAGGTATATTAAATTTAAAAAATAGCATTATCTGCATCTTTATTTTAATTAGTTGTAAAAATTCACACAATTGTGAAAAACAAACAATTGATATCAATAATTTATTTTATTTGACAACAAGAATTTATTCACAATCCAATGAATATAAAGTTTATCTTAAAAAGATAGTAAAATCATTTTAGGCGAAGTAATTACCAGAAGGATAAATGAAGGCAGTGAAAATATAATTGTTAATTTTAAAAAAACATTTAATGTAACTAGAATTGACAGTTTATTTTTAGAAATCAACAAAAAAACTCACATCATTTCTGATATTAAATTTTTAGAAGTTGAAACAACTAATGGAAGTAGCAATCCTTGTTTATTATCTTATAAATTAGATGGTAATAAAAAAACAGGAAAAGAAATTGAACTTTAAGACTTCATAGAAGATATAATCTGGGTATTCAATTTATTTGCCAAGAAAAAACCGAATGATTATATAAAATTTGTATGTGGATTATTTAGAACAGGAATAGCAACTTTTAATAGTTATACCGCAAAACCAAGTAAAGAGATCACCGACAAGCAAATTAATACAAAAGGACATCCTTTAAACACAGGAGGTATGCCTTTGATTGATTACATTACAATGGCTGGAACTAGAAATACAGACCACCCAGATTATAAAGGAGGTAATGAAGAGTTTCAAGCTATTAATTGGCCTAATTTTATGATTTATTTAAGTGAAAATTTATTAGGTTATAAGAGTGTTTCGTCTAAAGGAATTTATAATCCTATTGCGCCTCTTATCTATACATCTTTTGATATTGAAACAAAAATTAAAGATATTAATAATCAATTCAGGGCAGGATATAAACTTATTTTAATGATTGATTCAGATTTAATTGATGATGTTTGGGACATAAAAGGAGCAGACTTGCATTGGGTTGTTCTAGAAAGTAAAATTACAGAAATACAAATGTTAAACAATAAAGGAAAAATCGAATATATGCTAGATTTTAGAGTTTATAGTTGGGGGACTAATCCATTTGATGATAATGTTAAAATTAAAGACAAGTCTGGGAACGATATATTTAACGAGGGCTATAGAAATTTAAAACGACCTATTACGAAAGAACATTTCATGAACAACTATAATGGATATATAAAACTTAAATAATATGCGTAATTTTATAAAAAATCAGGCAGTATAACACAAACTGTGTAAGTTAAAAAGTTATTCTGAAAAATTAGCTCGCTTAAAAGAGCTAAAATTTTTCGGAAATAACTTTTTAACGTTTTATATATTTACATAGTTATGATAGACAAAGAAGACTTATTAAACAACAAGGATTTTTTTAAATCCTTTAAAAATGGAGAAGATTTATCTTCCTTTTTTAAGCAAATGCATAAACGAGCAGTAGAACACATGCTCAATGCCGAACTAGATGCTCACTTAGATACCGAAAAACATCAAAAAACCTCTGACGGCAATTATCGTAATGGTCATGGAACCAAGAAGATTAAGACTTCCTTTGGAGAAGATCAAATTAAAGTCCCAAGAGATAGAGAAGGTAGTTTTGAACCTGTTTTAGTCCCTAAAAGACATAATATTATTGATGGTTTAGAGAATGTTATCATTTCATTTTATGCTAAAGGAATGAGTGTTAGTGATATTGAAGAGCAAATCAAAGAAATGTATAATTTTGACATTTCAACTTCTACCATTTCAAGAATTACTAATGCAGTAGCAAGTGAGATAGTAACCTGGCAAAACAGACCATTAGATGAAGTTTACTTAATTGTTTGGATGGATGGAATTGTTTTCAAAGTTCGTGAAAACTCAAAAGTAATCAATAAAACTATCTATTTAGCAGTAGGACTTAATCATGAAGGACGAAAAGAAGTTCTTGGTATGTGGTTAGGTAAGAATGAAAGTTCAAGCTTCTGGATGAGTGTTTTAACCGATTTAAAAGCCCGCGGAGTGGAAGATATTTTAATAACGGCTACCGATAATTTAAACGGATTTACTCAAACCATACGTTCTGTTTTTCCTGAATCACAAACACAGATTTGTGTGGTTCACCAAATAAGAAATGCTTGTAGATATGTCGTATGGAAAGATAAAAAGCAATTTACAACCGACATGAAACTAGTCTATACAGCACCAACAAAACAAGCCGCCGAGTTAGCTCTAGAAGATTTTGCTCAAAAATGGGAATCTAAATATGGATATGCTATCAAATCTTGGAGGGAAAATTGGGACGAATTAACCATCTTTTTGACTTCCCGTTAGAAATCCGCAAAATTATTTATACCACAAATTTAATTGAAAATCTTAATGGGAAAATTCGCAAGTACACCAAAAACAAAATGTCGTTTCCAACAGATGAGGCGGTAATAAAATCGGTTTACCTTGCCTTAAAAGAAGCAACTAAAAAATGGTCGATGCCAATACAAAATTGGGGTATTGTTTTAAACCAATTTAATCTTATATTTGAAAAAAGGCTCAGATTATAAAATCCAAGCCTAAACTTTTTAACTTACACACTTTGTAGGATAGTGTCAAAAATCAAAAAACAGAATTAATAATTATTTTAATTTTCCTGATTTTATTTCCTATTCAATTTTTATTTTTTTGGATGGATACGTTAATTAAATCAATTATATATGATTCTTTTACAAAAAGAACAAATGAATTCAATGATAGTTTATACCTACTAATAAACATATTGTTTTTAATATTATCGTTTTTCTCCTATCTAAAAATAAAATTAAAACTCAAGTATTTCTTTTTCATCTTATATCTTTTATTTTTATCAACTTTTTTTGCTTTTGCAATTAATTATAGTCAACCTTCTATTATTTTGGTTTTACTTTTAAATTCATTATTTACATGTTTAACGGCAATAATACTCTTACTATTTGTCAAATTTCGGAACGTTTTTGATGAAAATTGATATATACAAGCTTATATAGATGATCCAAAAAATGAAGGAGAATTAAAAGTTTGGAAACATAATAGGTTTAGATGGTTTGATAGGATGATGGTGGATGAAGAGATAGAAGATAGAACTAGTAAAGGAATGCCTTGGAAAATAAATCAAGCTGGAACTTCATTGTGTCGCAATTATCAGATGTCTTATAAACTGAGGAGAAGAAACTTTTTTATTTACTGATACTAATGGGAATTTAAAGCAATCAACAAAATTGGGTTATGGTACCTTTTGGTCTTCTAATAATATGCATGATGCCATTCCTTTTCCTGAAACCAATCTGAATTAGTAAAAGAAAAACTCCCTTTGATCAGATTTTGTTTCGGATAAAGATTACAACAAAACCATACAAAATTATAAATAGGTTCCTAGTTAATTTAAAATAGAATCCCATTTTTTATCATTTATTTGTAGTTTATCAAGAAGGTAATACTAATAATTTATCATGATCATTTTATATTCAATATTTTATCATAAATTTCCCAAAAAAAGTTTTTACAGAATATGAAAGTAATATATACATTGCTATTGATTATAATCTTTGATTATTCATTTGGACAAACTATACAAGATTGTTCAATTTGCTCAAATAAAATAATTAAAAATGATCAGATAGAAGAACTTAGTATTGATGAAATCAGACTTTTAATAAATGAAATCTTTGCTAGAAATGGTTATCAATTTGAAAATGATAGATTTCAAAATTTCTTTGAAAATAAATCTTGGTATAAATCAAAAAGCGATAATAAAAACATATCGTTTACTGAAGTAGAAAAGAAAAATATTAAATTTTTCAAAGACAAAATAAAAGAGCTACAAGCGGATCGACAAGAATTAGTAAATCAACTTAAAATTTTTAAAGCCCAAATTTTAAATAACAAGAAAGAAGAACTCAAAACAGAATTTAATTTTTATTATGAAAATTTAGAGGGAAATGATGAAGAACCTAAAAGATTAAAAGAAGTTTTAAATAAAATAAATTTTGATGATATAAATTATTACAGAAATAATGGATTAAATAGTGTAATGACGGATAATGGCTTTGTTAAAATTATTTATGAACTTTTTATAGAAAACAAAGAAATTAACTTGTATTATAATT
Coding sequences:
- a CDS encoding phage baseplate assembly protein V, with product MIQPHSGAGKGFHFIPEIGEEVLVGFENGNAEKPFVLGTHYNGSETSGYHTPGNDLKVIHTRSGTKIILNDAQGSVFIEDPSGNTWTMDGQGNINVNAPKNITFTAGENITMTAGMNINQGAGASITETAGVDHAISAGAMMTQFAAGDFSLLAKNIKKIAQENINSSGNAITKQAVKDITVSSEANINKHAKEEVAINSGDKTKNH
- a CDS encoding YARHG domain-containing protein; translation: MKVIYTLLLIIIFDYSFGQTIQDCSICSNKIIKNDQIEELSIDEIRLLINEIFARNGYQFENDRFQNFFENKSWYKSKSDNKNISFTEVEKKNIKFFKDKIKELQADRQELVNQLKIFKAQILNNKKEELKTEFNFYYENLEGNDEEPKRLKEVLNKINFDDINYYRNNGLNSVMTDNGFVKIIYELFIENKEINLYYNYMSHSKIIKDFDEFTDYHSEGEYMYNWKFEFKNNKLKFIRLLMAG
- a CDS encoding DNA cytosine methyltransferase, coding for MEIVDLFSGCGGLSLGFQNAGFEILAAFDKWEPAVKVYKDNFDHPIYDTDLGSEEGLEFVKSLKPQMIIGGPPCQDFSSAGKRDETLGRADLTISFANIVSETNPEWFVMENVERITKSGILKEALKIFKKAGYGISYQVLDASFCGVPQSRKRFFLVGHKHSQDNFLNPYFTKKQSAKPTTLFDYFGKSLGIEYYYRHPRSYARRGIFSIYEPSPTIRGVNRPIPKGYTKHEGDPVEITEDLRPLTTKERSLIQTFPESFVFNGTKTNLEQIIGNAVPVKLSEFVANCITEYINDKKQNRQISMGQLEFLYENEYSTVHNRGLAI
- a CDS encoding contractile injection system protein, VgrG/Pvc8 family; amino-acid sequence: MENYNSDYGRLNHPDDLAKYAKLRTFKDYLTDKSDFLVYCTLSIEGKDFLEKSHFNLAFHQKTNDHDSFTLDTRADSLDNEEAYIMENSKSYLGKTLQIHLHRFGEIKQTFTGIITHLNLLKKDGYGRLYITGHAPTIMLEQGLESQSFENKTLGEIAQQIATDYPKTLNLITQNNNTQHVLPYTVQYNQTDYQFLKQLAIRYGEYLYYNGQSLVLGNKVGPKIIQLEEGADLVHASFEISVKPQQFTYTSYDVESGSTLQRDSASAQLQNKFNPYQVTAINASKDVFHKKPNKHYNSTGINNKTDRELQEAVRKQKEHRENLMIVKGKSKDPELKQGDLTKLIDINDRPMETYRIIEINHFHNGKDYYNEFVGIPDMWTPPYFDDNIHPNCEEQTARVVDNNDPMGMGRVRVQFPWQEKKNQKPRGFV